In Pristis pectinata isolate sPriPec2 chromosome 2, sPriPec2.1.pri, whole genome shotgun sequence, the sequence aacaaaacttgaaataaaataacATACTAGAAGCAGAGTTTTGATGAACATGAGTTTCTGCCAATTTGTCAACAGGAGGCTGTGGACAAATCTGCAGTCTAGTGGTAACAAATAtgaagatttcagcatctgttcaGCTGAGGCAGGGGTAGGGTCAGAAAATGTGACAAGAGTGGAAATGGGTAGTCTTAGTGATGCAATGAGTATGCATATGGAAACTTAGCTGAACCAAACATAGCACCAAAGTTGCAAATAGTCAGATATTAGTTGGTTTCCTAGCTTGGGAATAGTGGTCACAAAGCTGAGCTTATGCTTAGAACCAAAGGCATATCTCCAAATTTCCCCATGTTTGGTTgtaggaaatttctgctcatctatcCTTAAATTGGAGATAGATGTGAGAAAAACCTGAGACTGGAACAGTCCTATTTGATGGTGACAAGAGAAAACTGGTTGTTGTCTGTGTACTTGTGGAACCTGGTGTATCTTCAAATAATATCAAATAAAACTCAGCCATTTCCTTTCTGGCTCACACATCACCATAAACTTTACTTCCCCAAAGTTTCATCAGATTCTATCTTTAGCCTgatctgtgatattttccctgctgAAGCAACCTTATAAATATGTGATGTGGTTCCTGGAAGGGAGTGGTATTTACAGATGATTTAGCAGATAGCTTGCTGTTTCTTTGTATGAGATGTGCAAATAATTACAAAATGTATTCATGTTTTATCTGCATTTTTCCTCTGTAGATACTGTAGCAAAAGAGATTGGTTGAAATCCACGCTCATAATGTCCATTCCACAGACTAATACTTCAAAAGGGAAAGTAATGCTTAAAGAGTATCATGGGCGAAGGATTGAAGTTGAGCATATTTTTAAATGGATAAACACCCACGTGGCATCTCGGATTAAAACAATCAGAAGTCCCAGTCAGCTGATGGAAGAATGGAATAAAAGTGATCGATATCTTGTAAAGATGTATTTGTTTGCAAGCCTAGACCAGCCACCTGCATTCTATTCTGTTCTCAGTGTAAAATTTACAGGACGTGTGGAATTCATTTTTGTTGATGTCCAGAACTGTAACAGTGACAGCCACATGAAGGAGATTGGTGTTAATCAATTTCCAGCATATATCGTGAAAACTCCTGAAGGTATCTATAAATATGGGAATACTACAGGGGAGTTCATATCACATCATGCAATGGATGTGTTTCTTCGATCACTACAGCCTGAAGTAAATGATCTCTTTGTCTTGAGTCTAGTTTTGGTTAATTTAATGGCATGGATGGACTTATTTATAACACAAGGTGCCACAATAAAACGATTTGTGGTTCTTATAAGCACACTAGGAACTTATAACTCCTTATTAATAATGTCCTGGCTACCCATAATTGGATTTTTGCAGCTACCATATTTGGAAAGCTTTTATGAATATAGCTTAAAATTTTTGAGGTACGCCAACACAACCACTTTGGCTTCTTGGGTTCGAGCTGATTGGACTTTCTACTCGTCTCATCCTGCTCTGTTTCTCAGCACGTACCTGGGTCATGGTTTGCTAATAGATTACTTTGAGAAAAAACGAAGACGTAATAATAATGATGATGAAGTAAATGTGAATAATCTTGAATGGCTGTCAAGCCTGTGGGACTGGTATACAAGCTACTTGTTCCATCCAATTGCTTCATTTCAGCACTATCCTCACAATTTAGATTGGGAGGAAGATCCTAATTTGTTGCTGGAGAGACTTGCATTCCCAGATCTGTGGCTGCATCCATTGATACCAACAGATTACATAAAGAACCTACCGACATGGCGATTTAAAAGTACCGCAGGGCATTCTGAAGATGAAGTAAGTGAAAGCTGGCATGAGACTGACAGTGATTCTGATAGTGAAAGCCATGATGTGTGCACTAAATCAGGGATAAGTGATAATGAAGAGGCAAGTGGGCTCCAGACTCTTGCTAAAGGAAAGGTGCAATCTAATGAAGAAACCAATGCCAGTGAGGTAAATTCTGGCAACGTTTGTCAAAGCACACCAAAATTACACAGAAACACTAACATCACTGAAGATGATGAGCCAGATTGGTCTACTTGGCCCAGTAACATGCTGCATTGCTCGGAATGTGTGGTGTGCCTGGAGAATTTCAGAAATGGCTGCTTAAT encodes:
- the rnf103 gene encoding E3 ubiquitin-protein ligase RNF103 isoform X2 produces the protein MWLKLFFLLLYFLLLFVLARFFEAIVWYETGVFATKLVDPVALSFKKLRTILECRGICYAGLPEKKDVRELVQKSGDLMEGELYSALHEEEASESTTSTNFSGEMHFYEQVVAKDKDPLLGKDQWHKMVKKVSQFGIRTGAFNCSNDPKYCSKRDWLKSTLIMSIPQTNTSKGKVMLKEYHGRRIEVEHIFKWINTHVASRIKTIRSPSQLMEEWNKSDRYLVKMYLFASLDQPPAFYSVLSVKFTGRVEFIFVDVQNCNSDSHMKEIGVNQFPAYIVKTPEGIYKYGNTTGEFISHHAMDVFLRSLQPEVNDLFVLSLVLVNLMAWMDLFITQGATIKRFVVLISTLGTYNSLLIMSWLPIIGFLQLPYLESFYEYSLKFLRYANTTTLASWVRADWTFYSSHPALFLSTYLGHGLLIDYFEKKRRRNNNDDEVNVNNLEWLSSLWDWYTSYLFHPIASFQHYPHNLDWEEDPNLLLERLAFPDLWLHPLIPTDYIKNLPTWRFKSTAGHSEDEVSESWHETDSDSDSESHDVCTKSGISDNEEASGLQTLAKGKVQSNEETNASEVNSGNVCQSTPKLHRNTNITEDDEPDWSTWPSNMLHCSECVVCLENFRNGCLIMGLPCGHVFHQQCIVVWLAGGRHCCPVCRWASYKKKHCFVR
- the rnf103 gene encoding E3 ubiquitin-protein ligase RNF103 isoform X1, encoding MWLKLFFLLLYFLLLFVLARFFEAIVWYETGVFATKLVDPVALSFKKLRTILECRGICYAGLPEKKDVRELVQKSGDLMEGELYSALHEEEASESTTSTNFSGEMHFYEQVEDTKDGIWLVQVVAKDKDPLLGKDQWHKMVKKVSQFGIRTGAFNCSNDPKYCSKRDWLKSTLIMSIPQTNTSKGKVMLKEYHGRRIEVEHIFKWINTHVASRIKTIRSPSQLMEEWNKSDRYLVKMYLFASLDQPPAFYSVLSVKFTGRVEFIFVDVQNCNSDSHMKEIGVNQFPAYIVKTPEGIYKYGNTTGEFISHHAMDVFLRSLQPEVNDLFVLSLVLVNLMAWMDLFITQGATIKRFVVLISTLGTYNSLLIMSWLPIIGFLQLPYLESFYEYSLKFLRYANTTTLASWVRADWTFYSSHPALFLSTYLGHGLLIDYFEKKRRRNNNDDEVNVNNLEWLSSLWDWYTSYLFHPIASFQHYPHNLDWEEDPNLLLERLAFPDLWLHPLIPTDYIKNLPTWRFKSTAGHSEDEVSESWHETDSDSDSESHDVCTKSGISDNEEASGLQTLAKGKVQSNEETNASEVNSGNVCQSTPKLHRNTNITEDDEPDWSTWPSNMLHCSECVVCLENFRNGCLIMGLPCGHVFHQQCIVVWLAGGRHCCPVCRWASYKKKHCFVR